The sequence below is a genomic window from Acidobacteriota bacterium.
ATCCCGTCCCCCCGCAGATCGCCCTCAACCCACCCATACCTGTTTCAGGAGAGCCGATCTGGCTGCCCCGTCGGACGATCAGGTCGGGACGTGTCCGGAACCGCCCCGCCTCTCCATCGAAGAGGCAGTCCCGGTGCCCGCCTTGCGCTGAAACACTCAGGTCCGCGTCCGCGAGCGCACGGGCAAGCAGTCGCGCCACATATTCCTCAAAGAGGATGTTCATCTCGAACAGCAGGGCGTAGCCATCGATAGGGCCGGCGCTCGTTTGCTGATGGCGGTCACCCAGAAGGAGCCGTGCCAGCGACAGTAGCTCTCGCCATCGCGTGTTCGTCCGGTCGAGCACGATCAGGTCCCAGCGCAAGGCACCCGGGGGCACACTTGAGATGTCGGAGTAAGCGAAGCTCAGCTCGCGCAAGGCGCGCTGATTATCCGGAGCCTGGGCAACGCGGGAAAGCTTGTCGATGGCTGCGCGCATGACCTGATTGAGCGCGATGTCGGGCGAACGCGCGTCGAACCGGCAAGCCAGTTTCTGGGGCGAGACCGGGAGGATCGAGAATTGTCGCGTCACATCGAGACGCCCGCGC
It includes:
- a CDS encoding restriction endonuclease gives rise to the protein MIRRTIREWGRIRYGTDETTIPASHADQLAAAARASVFSGLANEGVLEHGRKELRARGVVGVIATPGCQLEILPKIDGTGESGVDNTTLRRRLIHMLAIARNIRIDAGAITQLGWQRHTLLELLIRLYCGKLADAVRQGIPQQYTEQEDDLPTLRGRLDVTRQFSILPVSPQKLACRFDARSPDIALNQVMRAAIDKLSRVAQAPDNQRALRELSFAYSDISSVPPGALRWDLIVLDRTNTRWRELLSLARLLLGDRHQQTSAGPIDGYALLFEMNILFEEYVARLLARALADADLSVSAQGGHRDCLFDGEAGRFRTRPDLIVRRGSQIGSPETGMGGLRAICGGTG